A region of Pyxidicoccus parkwaysis DNA encodes the following proteins:
- a CDS encoding BMP family lipoprotein, whose product MMLRLHVLALAALLCACSKKEEAPPAGAQGTATAQQPAKAALIPVGLVIDVGGRGDHSFNDAALRGLELYAAGKRYEAGKYVDASPDEVRQSLPPSLSSIAATLQPLPVKPLVLQSKAQEDYAPNLQLLVDQGAKLTIGNGYMLANAVRTAAQENPKSQFLLIDSEVLDAQGKVLKLPNVRTVLFKEHEGSFLVGALAGLVTKTGKVGFVGGIEVPLIQRFEVGYRAGVKTTNPQAAQSLMAVYTGSFNNMAAGKQVAQDLIAKGADILFHAAGADGIGVIQAVKEARAAGKNVYAIGVDSDQSHVAPDAILTSMMKYTDLAIYQATKDLVDGKFSAGEQVLGLKENGVGMADVRVDFPGKAEALQKVEALRQRIISGQLQVPAVHADLASFQAAAP is encoded by the coding sequence ATGATGCTCCGCCTCCACGTCCTGGCCCTCGCCGCCCTCCTGTGTGCGTGCTCCAAGAAGGAAGAAGCGCCCCCCGCCGGTGCCCAGGGCACCGCCACCGCCCAGCAGCCGGCCAAGGCCGCCCTCATCCCCGTGGGGCTCGTCATCGACGTGGGCGGGCGCGGTGACCACTCCTTCAACGACGCCGCGCTGCGCGGCCTGGAGCTGTACGCGGCGGGCAAGCGCTACGAGGCCGGCAAGTACGTGGACGCCTCGCCCGACGAGGTCCGCCAGTCCCTCCCGCCCTCCCTGTCGTCCATCGCGGCCACCCTCCAGCCCCTGCCCGTGAAGCCCCTGGTGCTCCAGAGCAAGGCGCAGGAGGACTACGCCCCCAACCTCCAGCTGCTCGTGGACCAGGGCGCGAAGCTCACCATCGGCAATGGCTACATGCTGGCCAACGCCGTGCGCACCGCCGCGCAGGAGAACCCGAAGTCGCAGTTCCTGCTCATCGACAGCGAGGTGCTGGACGCGCAGGGCAAGGTGCTGAAGCTGCCCAACGTGCGCACCGTGCTGTTCAAGGAGCACGAGGGCAGCTTCCTCGTGGGCGCGCTGGCCGGGCTGGTGACGAAGACGGGCAAGGTGGGCTTCGTGGGCGGCATCGAGGTGCCCCTCATCCAGCGCTTCGAGGTGGGCTACCGCGCGGGCGTGAAGACGACCAACCCCCAGGCCGCCCAGTCGCTCATGGCCGTCTACACCGGCAGCTTCAACAACATGGCCGCGGGCAAGCAGGTGGCGCAGGACCTCATCGCCAAGGGCGCGGACATCCTCTTCCACGCGGCGGGCGCGGACGGCATCGGCGTCATCCAGGCGGTGAAGGAGGCGCGCGCGGCGGGGAAGAACGTGTATGCGATTGGCGTGGACTCGGACCAGTCGCACGTGGCGCCGGACGCCATCCTCACGTCGATGATGAAGTACACCGACCTGGCCATCTACCAGGCGACGAAGGACCTGGTGGACGGGAAGTTCTCCGCGGGTGAGCAGGTGCTCGGCCTCAAGGAGAATGGCGTGGGCATGGCCGACGTGCGGGTGGACTTCCCCGGCAAGGCGGAGGCGCTGCAGAAGGTGGAGGCGCTGCGCCAGCGCATCATCTCCGGGCAGCTCCAGGTGCCGGCGGTGCACGCGGACCTCGCCTCCTTCCAGGCTGCCGCGCCCTGA
- a CDS encoding thymidine phosphorylase, which translates to MQPYELIKAKRDGGRLDPADIRAFIQAYTAGTVADYQMAAMCMAIFFKGLDSRELGAWARAMLESGEVLDLSDTPAVKVDKHSTGGVGDKVSLSLAPLAAACGVPVPMISGRGLGHTGGTLDKLESIPGFNVNLPTSEYRRLVREVGCCLIGQTAQVAPADKKLYALRDVTATVDCIPLIASSIMSKKLAEGIDALVLDVKVGSGAFMKRDEDARLLARTMIGLGAEMGKKVVALLTDMDQPLGRKVGNALEVMEAVDMLRGEAPEDYTEITYALTAEMLVLGKKAATVEEAREKLRKVVEDGSAVRKLKEIVQVQGGDPRAIDDYSLLPQAKSTTDVVAPRDGWVTAIDTEGVGLAGVALGAGRQRVDSKIDPAVGFTLLKKTGEKVTKGEPVVRVHFNDAGPVEDVKTRLLAAYRFGDAAPVARPLVRERID; encoded by the coding sequence GTGCAACCCTACGAGCTCATCAAGGCAAAGCGGGATGGTGGCCGGCTGGACCCGGCGGACATCCGCGCGTTCATCCAGGCATATACGGCGGGGACGGTGGCGGACTACCAGATGGCCGCCATGTGCATGGCCATCTTCTTCAAGGGACTGGACTCCCGGGAGCTGGGCGCCTGGGCGCGCGCCATGCTGGAGTCCGGCGAGGTGTTGGACCTGTCGGACACGCCCGCCGTGAAGGTGGACAAGCACTCGACGGGCGGGGTGGGGGACAAGGTGTCCCTCAGCCTGGCGCCGCTGGCGGCCGCGTGCGGCGTGCCGGTGCCGATGATTTCGGGCCGCGGCCTGGGGCACACGGGCGGGACGCTGGACAAGCTGGAGTCCATTCCGGGCTTCAACGTCAACCTGCCCACGTCCGAGTACCGGCGGCTGGTGCGCGAGGTGGGCTGCTGCCTGATTGGCCAGACGGCGCAGGTGGCTCCGGCGGACAAGAAGCTCTACGCGCTGCGCGACGTGACGGCGACGGTGGACTGCATCCCGCTGATTGCGTCCTCCATCATGAGCAAGAAGCTGGCGGAGGGCATCGACGCGCTGGTGCTCGACGTGAAGGTGGGCAGTGGCGCCTTCATGAAGCGCGACGAGGACGCGCGGCTGCTGGCGCGGACCATGATTGGGCTGGGCGCGGAGATGGGGAAGAAGGTGGTGGCGCTCCTCACGGACATGGACCAGCCGCTGGGCCGCAAGGTGGGCAACGCGCTGGAGGTGATGGAGGCGGTGGACATGCTCCGCGGCGAGGCTCCGGAGGACTACACGGAGATTACCTACGCGCTGACGGCGGAGATGCTGGTGCTGGGCAAGAAGGCGGCGACGGTGGAGGAGGCGCGCGAGAAGCTGCGCAAGGTGGTGGAGGACGGCAGCGCGGTGCGCAAGCTGAAGGAAATCGTCCAGGTGCAGGGGGGAGACCCGCGCGCGATTGATGACTACTCGCTGCTGCCGCAGGCGAAGTCGACGACGGACGTGGTGGCGCCGCGCGATGGCTGGGTGACCGCGATTGACACCGAGGGCGTGGGCCTCGCGGGCGTGGCGCTGGGCGCGGGCCGGCAGCGCGTGGACAGCAAGATTGACCCGGCCGTGGGCTTCACGCTGCTGAAGAAGACGGGCGAGAAGGTGACGAAGGGCGAGCCGGTGGTGCGCGTGCACTTCAACGACGCGGGCCCGGTGGAGGATGTGAAGACTCGCCTGCTGGCTGCGTACAGGTTCGGTGACGCGGCGCCCGTGGCCCGGCCGCTGGTGCGCGAGCGCATCGACTGA